The genomic stretch AAACTGGTTTCTGTTTTTTTCTGTGAGATGCTTTTATCTTTAGAAAACATCTTTTTCAGTGAATGTTTTATAGCAGACGTTATAGAAAGTCCTTTAATTCTTTGTGCGCCCCATTCCGGCTTAATTTTATCGCAGGAAATTCCCCAGACCTTTTCTGTATAATCTCTAAAAAAAGTTTTGTAGAGTTCATTTCCAAAACGATTAATGAAAAAATCTTCCAGGTTCTTTTCCTTTTTTATTGGAAATATACGAATGTATAGATAATCAAAAGTAATTTTAAATAATCTTTTAAAACCTAAGTTTTTTATTGTATCAATGTTCAAAGAAATGGGATAATTGAAAAATTTTCTTAAAAATAAAATTCTGGAAAGTCTGTTTCTTTTTAGTAGTACCTCTTCCTGTTTTTCATTTTCTGCGATCGGTAAGATCTGCTGCCACCAGTTCATTACTACATCGCTTTTAGAAAAGAATCGATGTCCTCCAATATCGATGCGATTTCCCTTGAAGTTAACAGTCTTCGATATTCCACCTATTGAATTTGTAGCTTCCAGAATAATTGGTTTGACATCAGTGTTTCTTATCAATTCAAGAGCTGCAGTCAGTCCAGCAGGGCCTGCACCAATGATTATTGCTATTTCCTGCTGCATTATTTCTCTCTCATCATCAATTTTCTTCGGGCTAAAAAATTCCACAATAAAACAATTACGGCTGCAACCAACTTGGAGTGCATATAAAACAAATCTGCTTTATCAGTTAAAAGCCAGATGATCAATTCATTCAAGCCCAATCCAATAACACCAATAAGTCCATATACAAAAAATTGAATACGAGATTTTTGTTCAGATGTTTGAAATACCCATTTTATGCTGATAATATAATTAACTATCAAACCCATTATAAAGCTTATCGCTGCTGAAAGTAAATAATAAATATTTAAAAATTCAGTTAACAAATACAATGATATGTAATCAATAATAAAAGCAAGTCCACCAACAATAACGTATCGAAAAAACTGGATTTTAATATTATCGTTTCTTTTCCAAAATTCTGGTTTCAAATTTCCCGCTCCTATTTTTTTTATGATTCTACTTCTTTGTATTGAAGTTAAATTGTCAAGCGAAGTAATAGTGCACGCATCCCCCGAAAAATATTTATTTTCCAGTAAGCAACAACAAAAACA from Candidatus Cloacimonadota bacterium encodes the following:
- a CDS encoding GtrA family protein, which translates into the protein MKLLCFCCCLLENKYFSGDACTITSLDNLTSIQRSRIIKKIGAGNLKPEFWKRNDNIKIQFFRYVIVGGLAFIIDYISLYLLTEFLNIYYLLSAAISFIMGLIVNYIISIKWVFQTSEQKSRIQFFVYGLIGVIGLGLNELIIWLLTDKADLFYMHSKLVAAVIVLLWNFLARRKLMMREK